One genomic window of Cricetulus griseus strain 17A/GY chromosome 3, alternate assembly CriGri-PICRH-1.0, whole genome shotgun sequence includes the following:
- the Bet1l gene encoding BET1-like protein, with amino-acid sequence MLRVPPTSRDYYCWPIRGHERRRPALPLFTFHGTTSFLFLPLQSLLPEVIIPEAEPEASSRSRCHVRRCAAVSQSGALEGEMADWTRAPSSGAVEEILDRENKRMADSLASKVTRLKSLALDIDRDTEDQNRYLDGMDSDFTSVTGLLTGSVKRFSTMARSGRDNRKLLCGMAMVLIVAFFILYHLLSRTRT; translated from the exons ATGCTCCGGGTACCACCCACATCTCGGGACTACTATTGCTGGCCAATCCGCGGGCACGAACGCAGGCGGCCCGCCCTTCCCTTATTTACATTCCATGGAAcaacttcatttttgtttcttccgCTCCAGTCCCTTCTCCCGGAAGTTATTATACCTGAGGCGGAACCGGAAGCCTCTTCCAGGAGCCGGTGCCACGTCCGTCGCTGTGCTGCGGTGTCCCAGAGTGGGGCTCTGGAGGGCGAGATGGCTGATTGGACTCGCG CACCGAGCTCTGGTGCTGTGGAGGAGATTCTAGACCGAGAGAACAAGCGGATGGCTGATAGCCTGGCCTCCAAGGTTACCAGGCTCAAATCG CTGGCCTTGGACATCGATAGGGACACAGAAGACCAGAACCGATACCTAGATGGCATG GACTCAGACTTCACGAGTGTGACTGGCCTACTCACAGGGAGTGTGAAGCGTTTTTCCACAATGGCACGGTCTGGGCGAGACAACCGGAAGCTTCTGTGTGGTATGGCCATGGTCTTAATTGTGGCCTTCTTCATCCTCTATCACCTCTTATCGAGGACAAGGACGTGA
- the Scgb1c1 gene encoding secretoglobin family 1C member 1 isoform X1, which produces MKGSSTLLLVSLTLLCICGLSTAEDNNEFFMEFLQTLLVGTPEELYEGPLGKYNVNDMAKAALGELKSCIDGLQPVHKEQLVKLLVIGLGLSSPNVCSSSKPHP; this is translated from the exons ATGAAGGGGAGCAGCACTCTTCTGCTGGTGTCTCTAACCCTACTCTGCATCTGTG GGCTGTCTACAGCTGAGGATAACAATGAGTTTTTCATGGAATTCCTGCAAACGCTGCTGGTGGGAACCCCAGAAGAGCTCTATGAGGGGCCCCTGGGCAAGTACAATGTCAATGACATGGCCAAGGCAGCACTGGGAGAGCTCAAGTCCTGTATCGATGGCCTGCAACCTGTGCATAAAGAGCAACTGGTCAAGCTGCTGGTAATTGGGCTGGGACTCTCATCCCCAAATGTGTGCAGTTCGTCCAAACCCCACCCGTGA
- the Scgb1c1 gene encoding secretoglobin family 1C member 1 isoform X2 encodes MKGSSTLLLVSLTLLCICGLSTAEDNNEFFMEFLQTLLVGTPEELYEGPLGKYNVNDMAKAALGELKSCIDGLQPVHKEQLVKLLVQVLDDQEDT; translated from the exons ATGAAGGGGAGCAGCACTCTTCTGCTGGTGTCTCTAACCCTACTCTGCATCTGTG GGCTGTCTACAGCTGAGGATAACAATGAGTTTTTCATGGAATTCCTGCAAACGCTGCTGGTGGGAACCCCAGAAGAGCTCTATGAGGGGCCCCTGGGCAAGTACAATGTCAATGACATGGCCAAGGCAGCACTGGGAGAGCTCAAGTCCTGTATCGATGGCCTGCAACCTGTGCATAAAGAGCAACTGGTCAAGCTGCTG GTGCAAGTGCTAGATGATCAAGAGGACACATAA
- the Ric8a gene encoding synembryn-A isoform X2, with protein MEPRAVADALETGEEDTVTEALQSFNREHSQSFTFDDAQQEDRKRLAKLLVSLLEQGLSPSHRVTWLQTIRILTRDRSCLDSFASRQSLHALACYADITISEEPIPQPPDMDVLLESLKCLCNLVLSSPAAQMLAAEARLVVRLVERVGLYRKRSYPHEVQFFDLRLLFLLTALRTDVRQQLFQELHGVRLLTEALELTLGVGPKEKPPVVLPAQETERAMEILKVLFNITFDSVKREVDEEDAALYRYLGTLLRHCVMVAAAGDRTEEFHGHTVNLLGNLPLKCLDVLLALELHEGSLEFMGVNMEVISALLAFLEKRLHQTHRLKECVAPVLSVLTECARMHRPARKFLKAQVLPPLRDVRTRPEVGDLLRNKLVRLMTHLDTDVKRVAAEFLFVLCSESVPRFIKYTGYGNAAGLLAARGLMAGGRPEGQYSEDEDTDTEEYREAKASINPVTGRVEEKPPNPMEGMTEEQKEHEAMKLVNMFDKLSRHRVIQPMGMSPRGHLTSLQDAMCETMEGQLSSDPDSDPD; from the exons ATGGAGCCCCGGGCAGTTGCGGATGCTTTGGAGACGGGAGAGGAAGACACAGTGACAGAAGCTCTGCAGTCGTTCAACCGGGAG CACTCCCAGAGCTTCACCTTCGATGATGCCCAACAGGAGGACAGGAAG AGACTCGCAAAGCTGCTGGTCTCCTTACTGGAGCAGGGCTTGTCACCGTCACACCGTGTCACCTGGCTGCAGACTATCCGAATCCTAACCCGAGACCGCAGCTGCCTGGACTCATTTGCCAGCCGCCAGAGCCTCCATGCACTAGCCTGCTATGCTGACATCACCATCTCagaggagcccatcccacagccCCCAGACATGGATGTCTTACTCGAGTCTCTCAAATGCCTGTGCAATCTCGTGCTCAGCAGCCCCGCAGCGCAGATGCTAGCAGCAGAGGCTCGCCTGGTGGTGAGGCTAGTGGAGCGTGTGGGACTGTACCGCAAAAGGAGCTATCCCCACGAAGTCCAGTTCTTTGACCTGAGGCTCCTTTTCCTGCTAACTGCCCTTCGCACTGATGTGCGCCAGCAACTGTTTCAGGAGCTGCACGGTGTGCGCCTGCTGACTGAGGCGCTGGAACTGACGCTGGGGGTGGGCCCCAAAGAAAAACCCCCGGTGGTACTTCCGGCCCAAGAGACAGAGCGGGCCATGGAGATCCTCAAAGTGCTCTTTAACATCACCTTTGACTCTGTCAAGAGGGAGGTGGATGAG GAAGATGCTGCCCTTTACCGGTACCTGGGGACCCTTCTGCGGCACTGTGTGATGGTTGCTGCTGCTGGAGACCGCACAGAGGAGTTCCACGG CCACACGGTGAATCTCCTGGGAAACTTGCCCCTCAAATGTTTGGATGTCCTTCTCGCCCTGGAGCTACACGAAGGATCCTTAGAGTTTATGGGAGTCAATATGGAAGTGATCAGTGCCCTTCTTGCCTTCCTAGAGAAGCGTCTGCACCAG ACCCACAGGCTGAAGGAGTGTGTGGCACCTGTGCTCAGCGTATTGACGGAATGTGCCCGCATGCACCGTCCTGCCAGGAAGTTCCTCAAGGCCCAG GTTCTGCCCCCTCTAAGAGATGTGAGGACTCGGCCTGAGGTGGGGGACCTGCTTCGAAACAAGCTTGTCCGCCTCATGACACACCTGGATACAGATGTGAAGAGGGTAGCTGCCGAATTCCTCTTTGTCTTATGCTCTGAGAGTG TGCCCCGATTCATCAAGTACACAGGCTACGGAAATGCTGCCGGCCTCCTGGCTGCCAGGGGCCTTATGGCTGGGGGCCGGCCCGAGGGCCAGTACTCAGAGGATGAGGACACCGACACAGAGGAGTACAGGGAAGCTAAGGCCAG CATCAACCCTGTGACTGGAAGGGTGGAGGAGAAGCCGCCCAATCCTATGGAAGGCATGACAGAGGAGCAGAAGGAACATGAGGCCATGAAGCTAGTGAACATGTTTGACAAACTCTCCAG GCACAGAGTCATCCAACCCATGGGGATGAGTCCCCGGGGTCACCTCACTTCTCTGCAAGATGCAATGTGTGAGACTATGGAGGGGCAGCTCTCCTCAGACCCTGACTCCGACCCTGACTGA
- the Odf3 gene encoding outer dense fiber protein 3 encodes MAEEIWVGTWRPHRPRGPIMALYSSPGPKYLIPPTTGFVKHTPTKLRAPAYSFRGAPMLLAENCSPGPRYSVNPKILRTGKDLGPAYSILGRYQAKTLLTPGPGDYFPEKSTKHVFDSAPSHSISARTKTFRVDSTPGPAAYMLPVVMGPHTVGKVSQPSFSIKGRSKLGSFSDDLHKTPGPAAYRQTDVQVTKFKAPQYTMAARVEPPGDKTLKPGPGAHSPEKVILNKPCAPIVTFGIKHSDYMTPLVVDVE; translated from the exons ATGGCAGAGGAGATAtgggtgggaacctggaggcccCATCGCCCCCGGGGGCCCATCATGGCCCTCTACAGCAGTCCTGGACCCAAGTACCTGATACCACCCACCACGG GCTTTGTGAAGCACACACCCACCAAACTTCGAGCACCAGCCTACAGCTTCCGTGGGGCTCCCATGCTCTTGGCGGAGAATTGCTCCCCAGGGCCCCGCTACAGTGTGAATCCCAAGATACTCAGGACTGGCAAAGACCTTGGCCCTGCCTACTCCATCCTGGGACGCTACCAGGCCAAGACCTTGCTGACCCCTGGCCCTG gTGATTACTTTCCAGAGAAATCTACCAAGCATGTGTTCGACTCAGCACCCAGTCATTCCATTTCTGCCCGGACCAAGACCTTCCGAGTGGACAGCACTCCAG GCCCTGCTGCGTACATGCTACCTGTGGTAATGGGGCCACACACGGTGGGCAAGGTCTCCCAGCCCTCCTTCTCCATCAAGGGCCGCAGCAAGCTAGGCAGCTTCAGCGACGACCTGCACAAG ACTCCAGGTCCTGCAGCATACCGTCAGACTGATGTTCAAGTGACCAAGTTCAAGGCTCCACAGTACACCATGGCTGCCCGGGTGGAGCCCCCAGGGGATAAGACCCTGAAGCCAGGACCAGGAGCTCACAGCCCTGAGAAG GTGATCTTGAACAAGCCTTGTGCCCCCATTGTCACCTTTGGCATCAAGCATTCTGACTACATGACTCCTCTGGTTGTCGATGTGGAATAG